GAGGTTTGGGCAGAGGGAATGCTTTCATCGCTCATGAATCATTTGAATATCCTTACGAGACTAATGCCGATGATGATGCGTTGAGTAATGACGAACCTACTCCACTCTGTCTCATGGCAAAACCTCAAAGGGACATGTATCTTCCAAACACCGAAGGTCTGGAAATGAATTCTCCTCGGGTAACGTTGCCTATGCTAAACTTGTTAAGATTGCAAAATCTCAGCAAGATGAACTTGAAAAGCTTGAGAAAAGTCTAAGGAGGTCTGAAGGATTACTGGTCGAAGAGATGGAGAAAAATCAAGAGTTGACCGAAGAGCATGATGCTCTTTCTTCAATTGTTGATGATCTTTCCAACTGATTTAATTTTCTTGAAGTGGACTTTGAGATTTTATCTAATTAACTCCTTAATAGGAATCAAGAAATCGAGTCACCAAAAGAGTCGTATGACGTACTTGTGAAAGAAAAGGATTCTCTCTTCACTAAGCAATCTGAAAAACTTCCTGATGATTTTGTCCCTCCTTGTCTAAAATGCCTAGAATTTAGCAATGCCGGCTCCACTACTGAAACATCTAATGCTATCATCGAGAACGCTGCAACCATTACGAATGATATCACTAATCCCTCTTGCGAGGAAATGTTGCTATCTCTGATGAGAATTATAGGTTAAGGAACCTGCTTGAGACTGGCATGCTAAAAAtcctcaaagggcatcaaactCTGTGTGATGTACTCAAGAAGTTGATACTACACAAAACCCCTAGAAAGGAAGGTTTGGGTCTCGAAAGGAAACTCAATGTTGATGGAATGTACTAGACTCCTGATCAGTATCCTCAAAAAAGTCGGGTTCGTGCCATGAACAAAACTCTCAAACCTACACGTCTGTCTGGATATGACTTTCCCATCCATGTTGATTCCGACAAGTCAGAATGACTCGAACTACAAACTCTTCAAACAAAAGAATGGTAAGGTTTTTTCTCGGTACATCGGGACTAACTGCAGGTCTGGCTCACCCAAGAAGTAAATTTGGGCAAAGAAATGCTCAACTAAAACTCTACTATTACCGCTAGACTATACATGCAGGATAAGCACTCGGAGAACAACATTGCTATTCCTTCGAATAGGAACTATCATAACTTTCGTCAGAAGGGTACATGCGTACCTCCTCGAACCATTATACACATATTTCTGGAAACAACTTCAATGTTTATTCGTATGATTGCTCTCGTAATTAACAAGCAAGATATGGAGGACATCGAAGGAAAATTGTCCCTGCTCGATCGACACAAATGAGGTCTCCGGTTCCCACACGAGTGTGGGTAGTGAAAATCAACTAACTCTCTTGCAGGAACCTTCTCACGGACACTCATCGCATATCTCTGAGCCCTGAGACATATATTGTTGGTGCTGTTTGTTTTTCCTCGTCTTTGTTTGTCTTTTGTTTGTAGTGTTTGTGTTTTGACCGATAAACAACTCACTCAGGGCTATCACctcatattttttctttttcagTTGGCTGAGTGTTTTGTTTTGGACCCTGTTTCCCCTATGTTCTCTCTCTCCTAAATCTATGTTGTCCGTCACAAGTATGCAATTTGATCCGAAGAAAATCTCTCTCCGACATCCTAGGTTGCGATAGAAATGGACCTCAAACTTTTATCTATTTTGGCGTAAGCCCATTTCAAACCTTTCGGTCGCCCGCTCCTCTTCCTGAGATATCCTCAGGTAACCTTCGCCACGTGTCCACGATCTCCATGATGGTGATTGTGTTCGTTGAATGCGGAACATCCCGCAACTATGGGCCATGGATTTCGAAGAGGAGGTTATGTTCTCCTGTTATAAATACCCCTCTACGCGTCACCTTCCTCTGGTCCTCCCATTTTCCCTCTTTCCACCTTCGTCCCAGCTTTCGCTCAAATCAACTTCGGTGAGGAGCTCCGTTGTGCAACTTCGGTGCAATCTCGTCGAGCTGTCCATGCTGATGCGGTAATCTTTCCTCCCGCATTACCATAGTAGATTTAAGTAGCCAAGTTAGGGCGCTTGGATCTGGAACTACTCCTCTCCACTTCTCTGTTCATAGGGCAGTTCATACCGATGCAATTTTTAGTGATTTATTTCACCGTGGTAGATCTTTAGGATTCTCCAGGACTTAACTTGTACGGTTTGTAGGTCTTCTTCCTACTAGTCTCCTTGATCTAGGGTTCTTGTGTAGATTCGAGAAAGATTCGATAGTTATTAGTCTTCCTAGGTTTCTCTGTGGCTAGACTAAAATCTATCTAGGATATTTTTATTCTCTACCGCAGTTCTCTTTTGTATCATATCAAAATGAGTTTCTCTTTCAAAACACCTTCTGTGCATGCTTGTGGCCCTATCTATTTTCCTCGCATCTATTCTTTTTCACAGGTGGATCACGGATTCCAGTTCGCATGAGCATTCTGACTCTTATGAAGAATTGCCTCAGTTTCCACCATGGTCTGAACGGGTAAGGATGTTTGGAGGAGGTAAATCTTCGAAGCCACCCAGGGCTCTGAAGAAGAATCAAGAATTTGAGTTTGAAGGAAATGAAGAGGAGATCCCATCTGCTAACAGTCATTCCGAGGATGATTTCTTCACTGACGCCCTTACCATCTTCTCTGATGGAAATGCTAAAAAGGGTGGGTCGTGGCAGAGAGAAAAACACCACAACCAAGATATTAAATCCCGAAGATTATAGAACTCCACCAGGAACAGAATCAACAACTGATCACAACAATAGATTGCAAAGGATTCACCGCCAATGGGTAGGCAAATGGTACAGATATGAAAACCTTTGCAAGAAGTACCAGATTCCGTGTGCCTTCACACTACCATGGAACAACCGCATTTCTAAAGGCTACATTGGTCCTTATGATGAAAAATTCAGGCTGCCACCGCCTCTGAACACTCATCCAAACTCCCTCAAAACTATCGCTGATTTCCCCGAGGAAGTGGCTAAGAGGGCGAAGGCAAAAGCCAAGTGTGATGCTAGGGAGGCCAAGGAAAAGCAACTTGAAGAGAAAAACACCATGCTGACCCGGCAAGACATGCAGAAGAAGGAGTGTGCATCTGCTTCCAAGGGAAGTAAGTCTAGGACATATAGTTTCCCCTTGTGCTCCTCGAAAGAAAATTGTCACCAAGAGAACCAAAAGCCTGCTTCTGACTTGTCTGACGAGTCTTCTGATGATGAAGAAATGGGCGATGAAATTCCCATGTATGACCAACCAACAATTCTTGACAAGCCAGCACAAAGTCATTCTCCCGTGAAGGTTTTGCCCTCTCTAAGGAGATCGCCAAGGAATGCACCCATTCTGGTCACTCACAAACCTTTGGGTTCAactgtgccaactgtttcaaagAGTGCTTCGAAGAGAAAGCTGTTGTACAATGGAGATGCTTCTGTTAAGAAGGCCAAGCCCACTATTCCCGCTTCCATAGAGGAATAGAAGTATGACTACTAGCTTATGATCGATGCATTGACAGTGCCGCATACGATGCCAAATCTGATGATATAAGCGGTTTGGGACTGCCTAATGATGTTACCGAAATGGTAACGAAACATTTCATCAAGCTAAGGAAAATCTCCAAGAAGCTCAAGAAAGCAGTCATGGACAAACAAGCTCTTGCGAAAATGAGAAGCGAGGCCAACATAGAATTTGAAAGAAAAGGCCTGAACAAAGAAATTGTTGACCTCACCAAGGCCCTCGGTGTCATTCGGAATGAGGAATTCGACTGGCACTCCAAGATGCATCTGGATGTAGCTCAATTGTGTGATAGGAAAAATGAGGAAATTGATCGCAAGACTGATCTTGCTCGCAGAAGAGTGCAGGAAGAAAAATGTCAAAATGCACTAGCAAGAGTTGCCAAAACGAAAGGAAAGAAAGATCGTTGTCTTCAAAATGTGGCTGTTGATGTTGTTCCAATCAACACAAGTGCTCCCTTGCAGCAGGTTCCACCATCTCCACCTCATGAGGAAGAACCTTTGCAGCAAGTTGCGACTGAGGAGGTCATCATTCCTGTGCCTACTGCCCAAGAAGAGCAACCTGATGTCGTCGACATCTTTCCCGACAAATCAGATGAAGAGAATGCACCACCTCAGCAGCCAGCCCGCGATGACCAGACTGACAAAGTGGTTGAGGTTGAAAAGGAAAATCCTTTGCCTCCGAAGCCTATGCAAGTTAACCCCTCTGCTTCCAGCAAGAAGGATAACAATATTGAGGGAGAGCAATCTGCCCCCCTAGAGAAAACTACCCCGGTCACATCTTCTAGTGCTCCCACACCCCCTTAGTTGTACGACACTGCATGGTTattatcgagtgccgagggtgatacctcgtatAACACTCTGATGTtaactctgtagtgtagctaatCGGTCATGGtcatcaagggtgattcctccttcaccactccAAATAATGACTCTGTCATGCAATCCCTCAAGTGTGGACCATCGAGGGTGACTCCTCCAAGTCCACCTTGACGGCTACATCGAGTGGGAGTCCATCGAGGGTAATTCCTTGGGTTCCCCCCTTGTtgttttggacacacggttactttGACTTCACCCCCAGAACCATGATGAAGTCGGGTCGGCcccgaggggtacccgcgagaAAAATGTGAAGTCGGTTGACTGTGAGTGTACCCGCGAGTTGATGTGTAgccgggttgacctggagggtacccgcgagataattacgtgGCACGGTCGGGCATTCCAggcccttgccgtaagtccacgagacggggcgacggggtcacatgaTCGTGAGTCTCTGCACGTTACTGCGTGCTCCCAAGACACTAACAAGattgggtatttgatctgagtcggTCTTTGACCTATACacactaaccaccacgcgggaacaattatgggcactcgacgtcgtatgtatcagccgaagctcttcggacgtcagcgactgagcggcgcgcgccggttGGACTGGTTATGCATGCGCTGGTATAAGGGGGCTAGGTTTGCTCACCGGCCGTGTACGCAACATGTAGGAgtgcaaagggcgatgggcccaagacccctgcgcgcttaggatgtagaccgacgtgctggcctctctgttgagcctaggtagggctacggcgtgttgatcttccgaggccgggcatgacacaggaaagtgtgtccgaccagagtgatcgagcgtgttgggcaATGTGGTGCACCcatgcagggaagtttatctattcgaatggCCATGTCCACGGTAACTGGACGACTTGGAGGTTGTATCCCGATctatacaactagaactggataccgGAGATGCGAAATGGATATAATGGCTCTAGAATTGCTATCTcacagggagtcgagaaaggatctctgggcgttaatACTACAACATGCTTGCTACTTATGATATGCTTATCTTCACTCTTCTAATGTtgcaagatgctagtcttcgataggctaggctttcctgTCTCTTTTGGcatttctgcagttcagtccaaaGATATAGCCCCATTCCTCTGATACtgatgcatacttagtatagatctgatgtaagtcttgcgagtactatggatgagtactcacggttgctttgctacctctTTTCCCCTTTACCGGATTGGTGCGATCAGATGGCGGATTTCAGGAGCCAGCTGCCACCGCCGACGACTACTACTACCTCGacggtgcctactactacgtggagactaccgacgaccaggagtagttaggaggctcccagacaggaggccttgccttttcgatcgttgatatcgtttgtgctagccttcttaaggcagacttgtgtttaacttatgtctgtactcacatattgttgcttccgctgactcgtttgtattcgagccctcgaggccactggcttgtaatataaagcttgtatgactttaatttgtgtctagagttgtgttgtgatatcttctcgtgagcCTCTGATCCTGATCGTACccatttgcatgtatgattagtgtatgattgaatccgGGGCGTCACACCTCCCCTCCACCGCTGAACCCTAGCACACACCTTTCATGTAGAAGAGCCCCACCCCGTGCTCCATATCCAAAATACAACCTCGAAGGGGCGACCACCGCGCCTCAACCTAAACCAGATCCTAACAAGCTAAGCCCCTTCGCTACACGAAAATCCTCCGCCGAGCCCAACATCCACCTCCCCTAAACACATATCGGGCGAGATGCTGGGGATTTCTACAGTGCGCATTTCAGGGGGTGATTTGAGCGGAGGATAGAAGAAACCTGCTCTGTAGATCGCCATCGTCCATGGCCTGAGCCGCCTCCCCCCGCGCCTTCGTGCGTAGTCCTCGCGCAGTCTTCACCGCCCCAGGAGATGGACGCCACGACAGCCGTCGCATGGATGTGTTGGGTGCGAGCTTCGGGAGGAGGAACCAGAATGTCGCAATCACTCTCAAGGGGTGCGGGTCAGACAACCTGACCCGATAGCACCGGCCCCCTGTCTGCTCGCGTTGGGCGCTACGACGAGAGCCGTCAGATCTTCGCATGATCGGACGGTGCGCGAGGAGGTTTGCGGTTGGTAGAAATCAGTCGGTTGAAATAGACACTTTTTCATACTGCTTCGTACCACACATGTGACACTTATTATTTGAATAAACTTATTTATTTATAATAGCTAATAGCCATGTGACAATTCTTGTGCTAGAGAGCTCTATTTTTTGAATCCAAATTGAACGCAAAATCGTCGAAAGGCTTGGCCAAACCGGGCGACGGCATCTAAACAACTTGCAATAATAATATCAAGTCGAGAAAACGAGAAAGCGAAAAAGAATCTTAGCCCCACCGCACCACACAACCGCGTCTAGGGTTTCCGCCTGCCTGAGCTTTGCGTTCcccgccgtcgatcgccgccgCCATGTCGTCCGGCGACGATGACCGCGTCACCTTCTCCAAGCACCACCACCGGGATAAGGACAAGGACCGCGACCACTCCTCCTCTCGCCGCCACCGCGACAAGGACCGCCCCTCCTCTCGCCACCACCGCGACGACAGGGACGGTGAGCGGGAGCGGGACCGAGATCGCGACCGCCACCACAGAGACAAGGAGCGGGATCGAGAGGAGCGGAAGGCGCGGGAGCGGGCGGAGAAGGAGCGCGAGAAGGAGGagaagagggagaaggaaagggagagggagagggaggagagggaGATGGAGAAGGAGAGAGAGCGGGCGCGTCGTCGCGAGGAGCGGGATAGGGAGAAGGAGAAGTCGAGGAGGCGGGAGGCGGTCGATGAGGAGAACGAAGATCGTGACCGTGACCGCAAGCGCCGCCGCCGGTCCTTGCACCGGCACCACCACCGTGATGTGGAGCCAGAGGAGACACCGCTgtcaagggaggaggaggaggatgcagAGGAGGTGGAGAGACGGCGGCAGAAGAAGGAGGAAGACATGGAGGCTGAGCAGCAGCGGCTTGATGACGAGATGGAGCGGCGCCGCCGCCGTGTTAAGGAGTGGCAGGAGAAGAAGCGCCgtgagcagcagcaggaggatgGTGCCAGTGGTGGTGCAGCTGCCATTGAGGCTGATGGTGGAGGCAAGTCTGGGAAGAAGTGGACTTTGGATGGTGAGGAGTCGGATGAGGAGGATGTGAAGAAGTTGGAGGAGAATGCTGGCACTGGTGCCATGGATGTTGACCTACCAAACATGGATAATGGCAGTAACAGTGGGGCTGGTTTGGAAGAGGATGAGATTGATCCCCTCGACGCGTTTATGGACTCTATGGTGTTGCCAGTGGTTGCAAAGCTCGAGAGTGCCACAACAGCGACGGAGAGCGTGCTTGCTGACAATGCAGGTGGTTTGAATGACAAGGGTGTGAAGGATGCCACAAGTAATGAGGATAAGAAAAGACAGATGATGGCAATTGGGAGAATTATGCAAGGGGATGACTCTGACTCAGATTATGATGATGCTAATAATGGCGAGGCTGGATCAGATGATGAGGATGATGCAGAGTTCATAAAACGTGTCAAGAAGACGAAGGCAGAGAAGTTGGTTATTGTTGACCATTCCAAGATTGATTACCAACCATTCCGGAAGAATTTCTATATTGAGGTGAAAGACATAAAAAATATGCCAGCCGAGGAAGCGGCGGCCTACCGGAAGCTGTTGGAGCTCAAGGTGCACGGGAAAGACGTTCCGAAGCCAATAAAGACATGGATCCAGAGTGGTCTGACAAGTAAGCTACTTGACACTATCAAGAAGCTTGGTTTTGAGAAACCGATGCCTATACAAGCACAGGCGTTGCCAGTCATAATGAGTGGACGTGATTGTATAGGGGTTGCAAAGACTGGATCTGGGAAGACTCTAGCATTTGTCTTGCCCATGCTGAGGCATGTCAAAGATCAGCCGCCTGTTGTGCCTGGGGATGGCCCTATTGGGCTTATTATGGCTCCTACGAGAGAGCTTGTGGTGCAAATATATTCAGACATAAAAAAGTTCTCCAAGGTGCTTGGCATCAACTGTGTTCCTATATACGGAGGTTCTGGGGTTGCCCAGCAGATCAGTGAACTGAAGAGGGGTGCTGAAATTGTTGTTTGTACACCAGGCAGGATGATTGATATCCTTTGCACTAGCAGTGGCAAGATTACTAACCTTCGAAGAGTGACTTTCTTGGTGCTGGATGAAGCTGATAGGATGTTTGATATGGGTTTTGAGCCTCAGATTACTCGAATCGTTCAGAACACCCGTCCGGATAGGCAGACTGTCCTTTTCTCTGCCACTTTTCCACGGCAGGTGGAGATACTGGCACGTAAAGTGCTGACGAAGCCTGTTGAGATTCAGATGGGTGGGAGGAGTGTCGTGAACAAAGATATCACACAACTGGTGGAAGTGCGACCAGAAAGCGAGAGGTTCTTTAGGCTGTTGGAATTGCTTGGGGAGTGGTTTGCAAACGGAAAAATTCTTGTTTTTGTACAGTCGCAAGATAAGTGTGATTCTCTACTGAAAGAGCTGTTCCAGCACGGATACCCATGTTTGTCTCTACATGGTGGAAAGGATCAAAATGACCGTGAATCAACTCTTGCTGATTTCAAGAGTAATGTATGCAGCTTGCTGATTGCTACCAGTGTTGCTGCAAGGGGTTTAGATGTGAAAGATCTTGAGCTTGTTGTCAACTATGATGTTACTAATCATTATGAGGACTATGTTCATCGGGTCGGGCGAACGGGTCGCGCTGGTAGGAAGGGCTGTGCTGTGACTTTTATTTCTGAGGAAGAGGAACGCTATGCACCAGACCTTGTTAAGGCTTTGGAGCTATCTGAACAGGCCGTTCCAGAGGACCTGAAAGCCTTAGCGGATCGATTTATGTCAAAGGTCAAGCAGGGAACAGAGCAGGCCCATGGAACAGGCTATGGTGGAAGTGGTTTCAAGTTcaatgaagaagaggaggaagcaCGGAAATCTGCAAAAAGGGCTCAGGCAAGGGAATATGGATATGAGGAGGACAAGTCAGATTCAGATTCTGACGATGAAGGAGGTGTGCGTAAACAGGGAGGTGATGTTGCAGCACAAGCTATTGCTGCTGCTCAAGCTGCCGCTGCTTTGGCTGCTGCCAGGGCTACTAGTAATGCCCAGCAGCAAGTACCAGCCACAACGGCTGGCTCCTTGCTTCCTCTGCCGGTCGCACCTAACCAACAAAACAATGAAGCCACACAACGAGCACTTGATGCTGCATACAACTTACAGAAAAATTTGGCAAGGATACAGGCCCATGCAGTTCCAGAACACTATGAAGCGGAGCTTGAGATTAATGATTTCCCACAAAATGCTCGCTGGAAGATCACTCACAAAGAGACATTGGTTCCCATTCAGGAATGGACTGGAGCGGCAATTACTACAAGGGGAACCTTTATTCCTCAAGGCAAAATTGTTGGTGCTAACGAGCGCAAGCTGTACCTGTTTATTGAGGGCCCCAATGAGTCTTCCGTCAAGAAGGCGAAAGCAGAATTGAAGCGTGTCCTTGAGGATTGTGCCAACCAGGCACTGAATCTTCCAGGTTCTGCTCAAACCGGAAAGTATTCTGTTCTTTGATCTGCAGTTTGTATAACAAAATGGATAAAGTATGGGAGATGTTGAAATTTTCTTGAGAAGGTACGAAGAATTTATGTCATAGTCATCATAGATTAAATATTACTACTGCTTGTGTGTAGACTGATATGCAAAATTGCACATGACATTTTTTTTTCTCCAAGCATCATAATTCCCAAATTATGTATTTCAACTTTCTTATCTTGTACTCCCAGATATGCAACTATTTTTAGTGCAAAGTACCATGTTTCTTTTTGACAACTATATTGCAAAGTACTACAATGTTATTTTTTGTTTGCATATTTTTATTTACTAACCATCTTCTGGGTCTATTTTCACATTGCAGCTTACCGTGGTTTGCAGATCACAATCCAATTGTTGGACTTCAGATATGCaactattttttaaaactttAAGCCATTATATAAGGCAGCTAGCAGTTACTTAGTGCCATGTGGTTATTGTGGAAACTGTCTAGCTTGGAACGTTTTGACAATTTATATAATTCTTTTGACAAACTTTTATTGCCTTTGGACATAAGGCTTAGAATGCA
This sequence is a window from Aegilops tauschii subsp. strangulata cultivar AL8/78 chromosome 7, Aet v6.0, whole genome shotgun sequence. Protein-coding genes within it:
- the LOC109744095 gene encoding DEAD-box ATP-dependent RNA helicase 45 → MSSGDDDRVTFSKHHHRDKDKDRDHSSSRRHRDKDRPSSRHHRDDRDGERERDRDRDRHHRDKERDREERKARERAEKEREKEEKREKEREREREEREMEKERERARRREERDREKEKSRRREAVDEENEDRDRDRKRRRRSLHRHHHRDVEPEETPLSREEEEDAEEVERRRQKKEEDMEAEQQRLDDEMERRRRRVKEWQEKKRREQQQEDGASGGAAAIEADGGGKSGKKWTLDGEESDEEDVKKLEENAGTGAMDVDLPNMDNGSNSGAGLEEDEIDPLDAFMDSMVLPVVAKLESATTATESVLADNAGGLNDKGVKDATSNEDKKRQMMAIGRIMQGDDSDSDYDDANNGEAGSDDEDDAEFIKRVKKTKAEKLVIVDHSKIDYQPFRKNFYIEVKDIKNMPAEEAAAYRKLLELKVHGKDVPKPIKTWIQSGLTSKLLDTIKKLGFEKPMPIQAQALPVIMSGRDCIGVAKTGSGKTLAFVLPMLRHVKDQPPVVPGDGPIGLIMAPTRELVVQIYSDIKKFSKVLGINCVPIYGGSGVAQQISELKRGAEIVVCTPGRMIDILCTSSGKITNLRRVTFLVLDEADRMFDMGFEPQITRIVQNTRPDRQTVLFSATFPRQVEILARKVLTKPVEIQMGGRSVVNKDITQLVEVRPESERFFRLLELLGEWFANGKILVFVQSQDKCDSLLKELFQHGYPCLSLHGGKDQNDRESTLADFKSNVCSLLIATSVAARGLDVKDLELVVNYDVTNHYEDYVHRVGRTGRAGRKGCAVTFISEEEERYAPDLVKALELSEQAVPEDLKALADRFMSKVKQGTEQAHGTGYGGSGFKFNEEEEEARKSAKRAQAREYGYEEDKSDSDSDDEGGVRKQGGDVAAQAIAAAQAAAALAAARATSNAQQQVPATTAGSLLPLPVAPNQQNNEATQRALDAAYNLQKNLARIQAHAVPEHYEAELEINDFPQNARWKITHKETLVPIQEWTGAAITTRGTFIPQGKIVGANERKLYLFIEGPNESSVKKAKAELKRVLEDCANQALNLPGSAQTGKYSVL